One Oculatellaceae cyanobacterium genomic region harbors:
- a CDS encoding ATP-binding protein → MEPETIELQINLNSLAENFSQLSKQLSAAERNLKDSWIPPSFALAEQIISERKRFEELRLQVVQLAQSFEVSTPDIEEIISINDIEAILKTVSEVQRSISGNSQQALDILDNIFQICYSDGVDFPPLQECLSQARKLHNSILNWQENGLHPEAKTLISGEHPFVQLLTLISERESPDYQRLANLQAAIAQSFEPFGMQVAIAALTGKLVLTSESQSVSVEISEYTATDVEQSNRIILEDKQIKPEVRSIDSVYPEIEHLNSTAVNLSSSITSQEVESHTIQTATQIQLETAVSTSTQTDAQELAGSLLNSNFEQRETAFQYLIWQLIYEKKLSLAFNLARGMEIEFPKIKSLLPSWIIRAVILGGYVRYQVGIGEIASILMDDFANFSESLFTEEAEWNQAISLLLAASALRPALLAPNTDASQILSSLRLGEGLNQLHEYCQIIAKYGSQRLALNTKAIKTVKSQEEWNKEITSLNQEVNFWWSRASGLPLKTMQARKIWRKWLESDGLIYELLSHIRENNSDLILRTTTLNDVQEIKQKIQRFYASDEITKKIDSTRESLDANKKRQLDRDDIPKLCRYVNQVLDFCRRWIELQELRLDQSNDFTQRQAKLAEQIKQELSGLHNTVLQEIDVFESKKSAVFIRAGISCCRLAVNDICNLFNPDTPLATEEAEPKYLIYADVLRIPALSLKDNWEPEISEISLVKGIVDLVAEKNLDWRRNFLVQSELRNHEATERIIEYFRASPEPLLNVEELEQMRSENLRECQDSLLRDIKETRNQIEQAVALGILKEADRFDYVAKIINIEKEVETTLRFDIKHEDLGHIKTAIAQKKEAVIDQVRQRLNALSLTPKQPSYLRIRTLLDQGNVLTANEYIDMVDRGNEIPHVEIESNDFSDFFPIKANNIDNFMGMEENKPHILIQKVKNRDEFCGINLSRHSGDATITNRAAEMLNAWFAAKRAGRSQEISQSDARIILVNLGFNPLRINIERLGGRAWLQVTTEVIRNKELCPVATYGSAAHGQYRILCVWDRPTAEDILNAVGETTHGSPAFVFFFGRLTELRRRDLARLCRERRRTFVLIDDILMLYLCGAEEPRLRTLFNCTLPFTFIEPYYSGTLVSPEIFYGRKQERDSIINPMGSCFIYGGRQLGKTALLRSVERDFHAPNEGRIALYIDLKADGIGIHRPIEDIWSLLADEFKKLQVVPRKSPTNVGAETLLQHLQHWLEQDKSRRILLLLDEADKFFESDGQDEFSQTSRFKGLMDKTERRFKVVFAGLHNVQRTTRLENHPLAHYGEPVCIGPLLENGEWREARELIKRPLASIGYELSDDLVTRILSQTNYYPSLIQLYCQKLLRDVNKNHLRKYDRSKTPPYEISDKQVDEAYQSTNLRRDIRDRLLWTLQLDQRYEVIAYSIAYESLTSQKGMVDGFSVSWIQDAVLSWWPDGFQGKSTDEFRALLEEMVGLGVLRETNEGRFALRSPNVVLLLGTESEIEEQLLRSREPSLGYDPEIFRSALRNDLSRRSPLTVQQESALRRRENGVSIICGCPAAGLDELSDFLVSAVGQEFLIPIEDVAENSSFAKHLSNLDKRERDIDGTTIVFVSSTCAWNQEWVKIAQEKVKRLKSKKSFARIVFVANPSKLWDLIGNNYLNSRNFQDVSIFSLTPWHDAALRQWLEDCDLALNKESRDKITEITGNWPVLLQRFYQHAQLDTNWEPHLQRLGESLNNADVLSELAVLMGLDRIYEQQKPKQILHVLATLEKASTEDLIEIGEGISDKIVDHTLRWAELLRLAYPVGKGNWSIDPLVSRILTSLGE, encoded by the coding sequence ATGGAACCAGAAACAATCGAATTACAAATCAATTTAAACTCTTTAGCTGAAAATTTTTCACAGCTTAGTAAACAACTGTCAGCAGCGGAAAGAAATTTAAAAGACTCTTGGATTCCCCCATCGTTCGCTCTCGCCGAACAAATCATTAGTGAACGAAAACGATTTGAAGAACTACGCCTTCAAGTTGTGCAATTAGCACAGTCTTTTGAAGTTTCCACTCCTGATATTGAGGAAATTATTTCTATCAATGATATAGAAGCTATCCTCAAAACTGTTTCCGAAGTGCAACGAAGTATTAGTGGAAACAGCCAACAAGCTTTAGATATCTTAGATAATATTTTCCAAATTTGCTACAGCGATGGTGTCGATTTTCCTCCATTACAAGAATGTCTATCTCAAGCTCGTAAATTACATAACTCCATCTTAAATTGGCAAGAAAATGGCTTGCATCCAGAAGCAAAAACATTAATATCTGGTGAACATCCATTTGTTCAATTACTAACATTAATTTCAGAACGAGAGTCACCAGATTACCAACGATTGGCAAACTTGCAGGCAGCTATAGCTCAGTCATTTGAGCCATTTGGGATGCAAGTTGCAATAGCTGCCTTGACGGGAAAACTTGTTCTCACATCAGAATCACAATCAGTGTCCGTAGAAATATCAGAGTATACTGCAACAGATGTAGAGCAGTCAAATAGAATAATTTTAGAAGATAAACAAATTAAACCAGAAGTTCGTAGTATTGATTCAGTTTATCCAGAAATTGAACATTTAAACTCGACAGCGGTTAATTTAAGTTCTAGTATAACTTCTCAAGAAGTAGAATCACATACTATTCAAACAGCCACTCAAATTCAACTTGAAACAGCAGTTTCAACTTCAACTCAGACAGATGCTCAAGAACTAGCGGGTTCGCTATTAAACAGCAATTTTGAACAGAGGGAGACTGCATTCCAATATTTAATCTGGCAGCTCATTTATGAGAAAAAACTTAGTCTAGCTTTTAACCTAGCGCGGGGCATGGAAATTGAATTTCCAAAGATTAAATCCCTACTTCCATCTTGGATAATTCGAGCAGTAATTTTGGGTGGTTATGTACGTTATCAAGTAGGAATTGGAGAAATTGCTAGTATCCTTATGGATGATTTTGCTAACTTTAGTGAAAGCTTATTTACTGAAGAAGCTGAGTGGAATCAGGCAATTAGTTTACTATTAGCCGCTTCAGCACTCCGTCCGGCGCTGCTAGCTCCAAATACTGATGCCTCGCAAATTCTTTCGTCTCTGCGACTCGGAGAAGGATTGAACCAACTTCATGAATACTGCCAAATTATTGCTAAATATGGCTCTCAACGTCTCGCTTTAAATACAAAAGCTATTAAGACAGTAAAAAGTCAAGAAGAGTGGAACAAGGAAATTACTTCACTGAACCAAGAAGTAAATTTTTGGTGGTCGAGAGCTTCTGGACTACCATTGAAAACAATGCAAGCTAGAAAAATCTGGAGGAAGTGGCTAGAGTCAGATGGACTTATTTATGAGTTATTATCTCATATCAGAGAAAATAATTCTGATTTAATTTTAAGAACGACTACTTTAAATGATGTTCAAGAAATTAAGCAAAAAATTCAACGATTCTATGCCTCAGATGAAATTACAAAGAAAATTGATTCAACGAGGGAAAGCTTGGATGCTAATAAAAAGAGACAACTTGACAGAGATGATATTCCTAAACTTTGTAGATATGTTAATCAAGTTCTTGACTTTTGCCGCCGATGGATTGAATTACAAGAATTACGTTTAGATCAAAGCAACGATTTTACTCAAAGGCAAGCAAAGCTAGCCGAGCAAATAAAACAAGAGCTTTCGGGTTTGCACAATACTGTTTTGCAAGAAATAGATGTTTTTGAGTCAAAAAAATCAGCAGTATTTATTAGAGCCGGAATTTCCTGTTGTCGCTTGGCGGTAAATGACATTTGTAATTTGTTCAATCCTGATACTCCTTTAGCAACAGAAGAAGCCGAGCCGAAATATCTTATTTATGCGGATGTGCTAAGAATACCCGCACTTTCTTTGAAAGATAATTGGGAACCGGAAATTAGCGAAATTTCGCTTGTTAAAGGGATTGTTGATTTAGTAGCTGAAAAGAATTTGGATTGGCGGCGTAATTTTTTAGTTCAAAGCGAACTTAGGAATCACGAAGCAACCGAAAGAATTATTGAGTATTTTCGTGCTAGTCCAGAACCTTTACTCAATGTTGAAGAACTTGAGCAAATGCGATCTGAAAACCTGCGAGAATGTCAGGATAGTTTACTGCGAGATATCAAGGAAACCAGAAATCAAATTGAACAAGCGGTGGCTTTGGGAATTTTGAAAGAAGCCGATAGATTTGATTATGTAGCTAAAATTATCAATATAGAGAAAGAAGTTGAAACAACTTTGCGGTTTGATATTAAACATGAAGATTTGGGACATATTAAAACAGCAATAGCTCAAAAGAAAGAAGCGGTAATCGACCAGGTAAGACAAAGATTAAATGCGCTTTCCCTAACTCCAAAACAGCCAAGTTATCTACGTATCAGAACACTTTTAGACCAAGGAAATGTGCTGACAGCAAATGAATACATAGACATGGTAGACAGAGGTAATGAAATTCCTCATGTAGAAATAGAATCAAATGATTTTAGCGATTTTTTCCCCATTAAAGCCAACAATATTGATAACTTCATGGGAATGGAGGAAAATAAACCACATATTCTCATCCAAAAAGTTAAAAATAGGGACGAGTTTTGCGGAATAAATTTGAGCCGACATTCTGGTGATGCAACTATAACTAACAGAGCCGCTGAAATGCTAAATGCCTGGTTTGCAGCGAAAAGAGCGGGTAGATCCCAGGAAATTTCTCAGTCAGATGCAAGGATTATTCTAGTCAACTTAGGGTTTAACCCATTACGAATTAATATCGAACGGCTTGGCGGTCGCGCTTGGCTACAAGTAACCACAGAAGTTATACGCAACAAAGAATTATGCCCTGTTGCTACTTATGGATCAGCCGCACACGGACAGTATCGCATTCTTTGTGTATGGGATAGACCCACAGCAGAAGATATCCTGAATGCAGTTGGAGAAACCACTCATGGTTCTCCAGCTTTTGTATTCTTTTTTGGACGGTTGACGGAATTGCGACGTAGAGACTTAGCACGACTGTGCCGAGAACGTCGTCGAACATTTGTTCTGATTGATGATATATTAATGCTGTATCTTTGCGGTGCAGAAGAACCACGACTGCGAACATTATTTAACTGCACTTTGCCTTTTACTTTTATAGAGCCTTATTATTCTGGAACATTAGTTTCTCCAGAAATTTTTTACGGGCGTAAACAAGAGCGAGACTCTATCATCAATCCTATGGGTTCTTGCTTTATTTATGGAGGAAGACAGTTAGGAAAAACTGCCTTATTGCGTTCTGTAGAGCGCGACTTTCACGCACCAAATGAAGGAAGAATAGCTCTGTATATCGATTTAAAAGCCGATGGGATTGGTATTCACAGACCTATTGAAGATATTTGGAGCCTATTGGCAGATGAATTTAAGAAATTGCAAGTAGTGCCGCGTAAAAGTCCCACCAATGTAGGTGCGGAAACTTTGCTACAGCATCTACAACATTGGTTGGAACAGGATAAAAGCCGTCGCATTCTTTTGCTACTTGATGAAGCAGACAAATTTTTTGAATCTGATGGACAAGATGAATTCAGCCAAACCAGTCGTTTTAAAGGTTTGATGGATAAAACAGAGCGACGTTTTAAGGTAGTATTTGCAGGCTTGCACAACGTTCAGCGTACTACTAGGCTAGAAAACCACCCTCTAGCTCATTATGGCGAACCAGTTTGCATTGGTCCTCTATTAGAAAATGGGGAGTGGCGAGAAGCGAGAGAGCTAATCAAACGCCCCCTGGCGAGTATTGGCTACGAATTATCAGACGATTTAGTAACGCGAATTCTTTCTCAAACGAATTATTATCCAAGTTTAATTCAACTCTACTGTCAGAAGTTGCTCAGAGATGTTAATAAGAATCATTTGAGGAAGTACGATCGCAGCAAGACTCCTCCTTATGAAATTTCTGATAAGCAAGTTGATGAAGCTTATCAAAGCACTAATCTCCGAAGAGATATCCGCGATCGCCTCCTGTGGACGCTGCAACTAGATCAACGTTACGAAGTGATCGCATATTCCATCGCTTATGAGTCTCTCACTTCTCAGAAAGGCATGGTCGATGGATTTTCTGTATCTTGGATTCAGGATGCTGTCCTATCTTGGTGGCCAGATGGATTTCAAGGCAAGTCCACCGATGAATTTCGCGCCCTCTTAGAAGAAATGGTGGGTTTAGGAGTTTTAAGAGAAACCAATGAAGGACGCTTTGCCCTAAGAAGTCCCAATGTAGTTTTGCTTTTAGGTACTGAATCGGAAATTGAGGAACAACTCCTGAGAAGTCGTGAACCGTCTTTAGGCTACGATCCTGAAATTTTTAGATCTGCTTTGCGAAATGACTTATCTCGCCGCAGTCCTTTAACGGTGCAACAAGAATCAGCGTTGCGTAGACGAGAAAATGGAGTTTCTATTATTTGTGGTTGCCCAGCAGCAGGTTTAGATGAATTGTCCGATTTCTTAGTTTCGGCAGTTGGTCAAGAATTCTTAATTCCCATTGAAGATGTTGCAGAAAACTCATCTTTCGCCAAACATTTAAGCAACCTAGATAAGCGAGAACGAGATATTGATGGAACGACTATTGTGTTTGTTTCATCTACTTGTGCTTGGAATCAAGAATGGGTAAAGATAGCACAGGAAAAAGTTAAACGATTGAAATCTAAGAAGTCATTCGCACGAATTGTTTTTGTTGCCAATCCGTCCAAATTATGGGATTTAATCGGCAATAATTATCTTAATTCTCGAAATTTTCAGGATGTAAGTATTTTTAGCCTCACTCCTTGGCATGATGCCGCTTTGAGACAATGGTTGGAGGATTGCGATTTAGCATTGAATAAAGAAAGTAGAGATAAAATTACTGAAATTACAGGGAATTGGCCAGTGTTACTTCAACGTTTTTACCAACACGCTCAGTTAGATACAAACTGGGAACCTCACCTACAGAGATTAGGAGAATCATTGAACAATGCTGATGTTTTGAGTGAATTAGCAGTTCTCATGGGACTTGATCGTATTTATGAGCAACAAAAACCAAAACAGATATTACACGTTCTGGCTACTCTAGAAAAAGCTTCTACTGAAGATTTAATTGAAATTGGTGAGGGCATATCGGATAAAATTGTCGATCACACTTTGAGATGGGCAGAGTTGCTTCGACTTGCATATCCAGTTGGCAAGGGTAATTGGAGTATCGATCCCTTAGTAAGCCGTATTTTGACATCTCTTGGGGAATAA
- a CDS encoding DEAD/DEAH box helicase, with protein sequence MHDLVGAYQRLDRIYQLYIKSAFPLRYRALADERDRLLMKPGILSQPPLIEPVPIYQSSHRDLSAAANELRSEYYDLAQLGQMLFDPGVELYQHQWESLQAVVSNRRDRDIVVTTGTGSGKTECFLLPLIAQLARESQTWAATPQPPNNHRWWDTNVNPNGDRVSQWAHAPRTKALRALILYPLNALVEDQLRRLRKALEAPSVHQWLNQNRGGNRITFGRYTGQTPVSGIQKDDSIRRLKNELRELEQQRQQVDTVIQNNPSLLQDMPDLPYYFPRLDGGEMWSRWDMQESPPDILITNYSMLNIMMMRSIEDNIFDATRNWLADNSENQFFLIIDELHAYRGTPGTEVAYILRLLYSRLGLTPNSPQLRILTTTASLEPNQQGRDFLRQFFGRDNFEFISGQQTPPTSEPRFNFSAYQSAFAQFAQAVQADPFQPMQPPEANSNQVRNAISDLALQLGQPATSGLSAEQHLGEALATLGSATNNPQYNVVANALQDACQAVNGSVRATNVQDLDDQLFPGARGSNFVSNAMRGLLLAVGMSQRAGRSPQPVRGHLFFQNLQNLWVCCNPACTHSAVNPQRRQSDPTPPTVGAIYATHSLTCSSPSCGSRVLDLLVCEVCGDVFLGGYKTTRRMGTANVDILTPDQPNLEGIPDVVILNQSYQNYGVFWPLPNETPAWNTQPQEPEWTHEKIKRKWVRAKLNRVTGEVRQHSTPPQANEEIPGWLYQVVGNSTDSQRALPSKCPRCDADYGKRDKFPTPLRFHRTGFQKACQVLASGLLREMPAPPTPTSRSSRKLVIFSDSRQDAAKLAAGMERDHYRDMARMLLIQSFNEYWRNLEAFLRVTCANNPASLVQLQVLNPTLHTAVTAAQQPEEQNLNQNRRNQFINANPTLVNEALFWVMGLPASNQQAHNQWLDLLQRYPQRIPLLDLRRAVRDKLLEYGICPGGTDFKALKYSVGQGSGQNWQPWFDCYNWTGNSITPIVAPTPQQSNHINRLEDMLTDELMYAIFPHIARTIEGLAQGWVSYQAQGNPSPRLIEATEAVIRQLGTRKLHRYFPYFRVGNNSNLPKFAERYINRTGLAPADVQQQLTQLQACISSSNGLALDPDRLYLVLPPNSINGSRPGYRCLQCNAFFLQPAAGVCPECNSDRRSDNPNFSTIQLIPGQTTPDFDYYIYLSEQSGQPFRLNAEELTGQTDKSDRTKRQRWFQDIFIQDEIGRVQGIDLLSVTTTMEAGVDIGALLAVMMANMPPRRFNYQQRVGRAGRRSAGVSLAVTFCRGRSHDDFYFQRPESITGDPPPSPYVDMRSQEIFQRVLIKEVLRQAFTDTGISASLVGTDNVHGEFGDVTDWGNYEPLIADWLNNSANEPAILSVLDILREQTTLSNASNSAILSYLRNTLIPDIQNIVHDPTYTQDKLSERLANAGLLPMFGFPTRVRLLYTRWPSPGPQWPPETGIVDRNLDVAISQFAPGSQTVKDKAVHTACGVVELRPQGNTITSHPGLFPALPNDNQSLGLCSNCQAVVYPYQPNRPIVGSQPQKVECPVCHAIELRCIDAREPKAFFTNLQPDDFDGQFEWQPRSTRPSLSINASVAQTASILNAAVYSFNDNIISVNDNGGQGGFDFQQATVFDQPKTGAYAVQSHTVPLPGRDQKVNTVDRTYRVALLSRRKTDILLVNIEQWPSGVFADPRTVVGRAAWYSFAFWLRIAAADHLDVDAQELQAGFRSLEQNGAIIGQAFLCDQLENGAGYCRFLAQPNEFQQLIAQADQTISNSIASRWINPYGHGSECDASCNICLRDYQNLAYHGLLDWRLALDMARLVSNSSSVVDLNSYWGNFQNPWLNLVQNPIAAALNRLGYGSSVQFGTLTGYIHNSWLKIRILRHPLWNDDHPEWIAAKTAALTQHPNSEVLPANPFMVLRRPGDCV encoded by the coding sequence GTGCATGATTTAGTTGGGGCATATCAAAGACTCGATCGCATTTATCAACTCTACATAAAAAGTGCTTTTCCTCTACGTTATCGAGCATTAGCAGATGAACGCGATCGCCTCCTTATGAAACCAGGTATATTGAGTCAGCCTCCCTTAATTGAACCAGTACCGATTTACCAATCCTCGCACAGGGATTTATCAGCCGCCGCTAATGAATTGCGCTCCGAATATTATGATTTAGCACAACTAGGGCAAATGCTCTTTGATCCAGGAGTCGAGCTTTATCAGCACCAGTGGGAAAGTTTGCAAGCAGTTGTGAGCAATCGCCGAGATCGAGATATCGTTGTCACTACTGGTACTGGTTCTGGTAAAACTGAGTGTTTCCTGCTACCACTCATAGCACAGTTAGCAAGGGAATCCCAAACTTGGGCAGCTACTCCTCAACCGCCAAACAACCATCGTTGGTGGGATACAAATGTAAATCCTAATGGCGATCGCGTATCGCAATGGGCGCACGCCCCCCGCACCAAAGCCCTCCGAGCCTTGATTCTCTACCCTTTGAATGCCCTAGTTGAAGACCAATTGCGACGGCTGAGAAAAGCACTAGAAGCACCATCAGTCCACCAATGGTTAAATCAAAACAGAGGCGGAAACCGAATTACCTTTGGACGCTACACCGGACAAACACCAGTTTCAGGCATACAGAAAGACGATAGTATCAGACGACTGAAAAATGAATTAAGGGAACTCGAACAGCAGCGACAGCAAGTAGATACGGTTATCCAAAATAATCCGTCTCTGCTTCAGGATATGCCCGATTTGCCTTACTATTTCCCGCGACTTGATGGTGGTGAAATGTGGTCTCGGTGGGATATGCAAGAGAGTCCGCCAGATATTTTAATTACCAACTACTCAATGCTCAACATTATGATGATGCGGAGTATCGAGGATAATATTTTTGATGCTACTCGTAACTGGCTGGCTGACAATTCCGAAAATCAGTTTTTCCTAATTATTGACGAACTGCACGCTTATCGCGGCACGCCGGGGACAGAAGTGGCTTATATTTTGCGGTTGCTGTATTCGCGTCTGGGATTAACACCAAATTCACCGCAGTTAAGGATTTTGACAACTACAGCCAGTCTCGAACCAAATCAACAAGGTAGAGACTTTCTGCGACAATTTTTTGGGCGAGACAATTTTGAATTTATCTCTGGTCAACAAACACCCCCCACTTCAGAACCGCGATTCAATTTTTCTGCGTATCAAAGTGCATTTGCTCAGTTCGCCCAGGCAGTGCAGGCAGATCCATTCCAGCCAATGCAACCGCCCGAAGCAAACTCGAATCAGGTGAGGAATGCAATATCTGATTTGGCTTTACAACTGGGGCAGCCTGCCACATCTGGGTTAAGTGCAGAGCAACATTTAGGAGAAGCTTTAGCTACTTTAGGTAGTGCTACCAATAACCCACAATACAATGTTGTAGCCAATGCCTTACAAGATGCTTGCCAAGCAGTCAATGGCAGCGTTCGTGCAACCAATGTGCAAGATTTGGACGATCAACTTTTTCCAGGTGCTAGGGGTAGCAATTTTGTATCTAATGCCATGCGGGGACTGCTATTAGCAGTGGGAATGTCTCAACGAGCAGGGCGATCGCCCCAACCTGTGCGCGGTCATTTATTCTTCCAGAACCTACAAAACCTTTGGGTCTGCTGCAATCCTGCTTGTACTCACTCAGCCGTAAATCCTCAACGTCGCCAAAGCGATCCTACTCCGCCAACCGTTGGTGCTATCTATGCTACCCACAGCTTAACTTGTTCTTCCCCTTCATGTGGCTCCCGCGTTCTTGACTTGCTGGTGTGTGAAGTCTGTGGAGATGTGTTTCTTGGTGGCTACAAAACAACTCGCAGGATGGGCACTGCCAACGTCGATATTTTGACACCAGATCAGCCTAATTTAGAGGGAATTCCTGACGTGGTAATTCTCAACCAAAGTTATCAGAACTACGGGGTATTTTGGCCTTTGCCCAACGAGACACCAGCTTGGAATACCCAACCTCAAGAGCCAGAATGGACACATGAAAAGATTAAACGAAAATGGGTTCGAGCTAAGCTTAACCGAGTTACAGGTGAAGTTAGACAACACAGCACCCCACCACAAGCAAATGAAGAAATACCGGGGTGGCTATATCAGGTTGTAGGCAACTCTACCGATAGTCAACGAGCTTTGCCCAGCAAATGTCCCCGATGCGATGCCGACTACGGTAAGCGAGATAAATTCCCCACACCTTTGCGGTTCCACCGCACGGGATTTCAAAAAGCTTGTCAGGTACTTGCCAGTGGACTGTTAAGAGAAATGCCAGCGCCACCAACTCCTACAAGTCGATCGTCGCGCAAGCTAGTAATATTTTCCGACAGTCGTCAAGATGCCGCCAAGTTAGCCGCAGGAATGGAGCGCGATCATTATCGTGACATGGCGCGGATGCTGCTGATTCAGTCTTTTAATGAATATTGGCGAAATCTGGAAGCATTTTTGAGAGTTACTTGTGCTAATAATCCCGCTAGTTTAGTTCAGTTGCAGGTTTTGAATCCAACTCTTCATACTGCTGTTACCGCAGCTCAACAACCTGAAGAACAAAACTTAAATCAAAATCGACGCAACCAATTTATCAACGCTAATCCTACATTGGTAAATGAGGCACTATTCTGGGTGATGGGTTTACCTGCAAGTAATCAACAGGCTCACAACCAATGGCTGGACTTACTCCAACGCTACCCGCAGCGAATTCCTCTATTAGACTTGCGGCGAGCAGTTCGGGATAAGCTACTAGAATACGGGATTTGTCCAGGAGGAACAGATTTTAAGGCATTAAAGTATTCAGTTGGACAAGGAAGCGGTCAAAATTGGCAACCTTGGTTTGACTGTTATAATTGGACGGGCAATTCAATTACACCAATTGTTGCTCCCACGCCGCAACAGAGCAATCACATTAATCGGTTAGAGGATATGCTAACCGATGAGTTAATGTATGCTATTTTTCCGCATATTGCCCGAACGATTGAAGGACTTGCACAGGGTTGGGTTAGCTATCAAGCGCAAGGGAATCCATCGCCAAGGCTAATAGAAGCAACTGAAGCCGTTATCCGGCAATTAGGAACTCGGAAATTGCACCGCTATTTCCCCTATTTCCGTGTTGGCAATAACTCAAATTTACCTAAATTTGCTGAAAGATATATTAACAGAACAGGTTTAGCGCCAGCCGACGTACAGCAGCAGTTAACCCAATTGCAAGCTTGCATATCAAGTAGTAATGGACTTGCACTCGATCCAGATCGACTCTATCTCGTTTTGCCGCCCAACTCTATCAATGGCTCTCGCCCAGGATACCGTTGTCTGCAATGCAATGCCTTTTTTCTTCAACCTGCTGCTGGGGTTTGTCCAGAATGTAACAGCGATCGCCGTTCTGATAATCCCAATTTTTCCACGATTCAACTGATACCAGGGCAGACAACTCCTGACTTTGATTACTATATCTATCTGTCTGAACAATCGGGTCAGCCTTTCCGCCTGAATGCTGAAGAGTTAACGGGTCAAACAGATAAGAGCGATCGCACTAAACGCCAGCGCTGGTTCCAAGATATCTTTATCCAAGATGAAATTGGTAGAGTCCAAGGAATCGACTTACTAAGCGTCACAACCACAATGGAAGCAGGGGTCGATATTGGTGCATTGCTAGCAGTAATGATGGCAAATATGCCACCCCGACGCTTCAATTACCAACAGCGAGTAGGTCGTGCAGGTAGACGTTCGGCGGGAGTTTCATTGGCTGTCACTTTCTGTCGCGGTAGAAGTCACGATGATTTTTACTTCCAACGTCCAGAAAGCATCACGGGCGACCCGCCACCATCACCTTATGTCGATATGAGAAGTCAAGAAATTTTTCAGCGTGTCCTCATCAAGGAAGTGTTAAGGCAAGCCTTTACAGACACAGGCATCAGTGCATCATTAGTTGGAACTGATAACGTACACGGCGAGTTTGGTGATGTTACAGACTGGGGAAATTACGAACCATTAATTGCAGATTGGTTGAATAACTCAGCAAATGAACCAGCGATTTTATCAGTTTTGGATATTTTGCGAGAACAAACAACATTATCTAATGCCAGCAATTCCGCAATATTGAGTTATCTCCGCAATACTCTAATACCCGATATTCAAAATATTGTGCATGACCCCACCTACACCCAAGATAAACTGAGCGAACGTTTGGCTAATGCGGGTTTATTGCCGATGTTTGGTTTTCCCACGCGGGTGCGGTTGCTTTATACGCGCTGGCCTTCACCTGGCCCTCAATGGCCCCCAGAAACAGGGATCGTAGATCGTAATCTGGATGTCGCTATCAGTCAATTTGCACCCGGATCGCAAACTGTTAAAGATAAAGCAGTTCATACAGCTTGTGGTGTAGTTGAATTGCGTCCTCAAGGTAACACAATTACTTCTCATCCAGGTTTGTTTCCGGCACTTCCCAATGATAATCAATCTCTCGGGCTGTGTAGTAATTGTCAAGCGGTTGTTTATCCATACCAACCCAATCGACCGATCGTTGGAAGTCAGCCTCAAAAAGTTGAATGTCCAGTTTGTCATGCGATCGAGTTGCGTTGCATAGATGCTAGAGAACCCAAAGCATTTTTTACAAATTTACAGCCAGATGACTTTGACGGACAGTTTGAATGGCAACCACGTTCTACGCGACCATCTTTGAGTATCAATGCTAGCGTTGCTCAAACAGCCTCTATTCTAAATGCTGCCGTCTATTCGTTTAATGACAACATCATCTCGGTTAACGACAATGGAGGTCAAGGCGGATTTGACTTTCAGCAAGCAACGGTTTTCGATCAACCCAAAACGGGTGCTTATGCAGTTCAATCCCATACTGTGCCGTTACCAGGACGCGATCAAAAAGTCAATACTGTTGATAGAACTTACCGAGTGGCGTTATTGTCTCGTCGGAAAACAGACATATTGCTGGTAAATATCGAGCAATGGCCTAGTGGTGTATTTGCAGACCCCAGAACAGTTGTAGGTCGTGCCGCTTGGTATTCTTTTGCATTTTGGCTGCGGATAGCAGCAGCAGATCACCTTGATGTAGATGCACAGGAGTTGCAGGCAGGTTTTCGATCGCTAGAGCAGAATGGAGCAATAATCGGTCAAGCTTTTTTGTGTGACCAACTGGAAAATGGGGCCGGGTATTGTCGGTTCCTTGCCCAGCCGAACGAGTTTCAACAACTAATAGCTCAGGCAGACCAAACGATTTCAAACAGCATTGCCAGTCGGTGGATAAATCCTTACGGACATGGAAGTGAGTGCGACGCTTCCTGCAATATTTGTTTGCGCGACTATCAAAACCTTGCCTATCACGGGTTATTAGACTGGCGATTGGCTTTAGATATGGCACGGTTAGTATCTAATTCCTCATCTGTAGTCGATCTCAACTCCTATTGGGGAAATTTCCAAAATCCTTGGCTAAACTTAGTCCAAAACCCAATTGCCGCCGCACTTAACCGCTTAGGCTATGGCTCCTCGGTGCAGTTTGGAACGCTCACTGGCTATATTCACAACTCTTGGCTAAAAATTAGAATTTTGCGCCATCCTTTATGGAACGATGACCATCCTGAGTGGATTGCAGCTAAGACAGCAGCACTAACGCAACATCCTAATTCTGAAGTTTTGCCTGCCAATCCATTTATGGTTCTTCGGCGACCTGGGGATTGTGTGTGA